Genomic window (Pongo abelii isolate AG06213 chromosome 4, NHGRI_mPonAbe1-v2.0_pri, whole genome shotgun sequence):
TGAGCTGATTTATTTTCACCAGTTTTCAACATTTCATGTAAAGTCTGAAGGAGCTTACCATTATTTTATAGTCCCATCTGGCCCTTCAAGTATACTTCACGTGAGAATGACAGTGGACATTCTAGCAGGTCAGTGCGGCACCCTTTCAACAAGTCCTCTAAGGAAGGGCATGTGTGAGAGACTTTGGGATTTAGCACCGTGAGATGCTTTCTCTTGGCTTAAGGAGCTATCTGCTTTCTCTCCCCTGTTACTAATTGTGTTCCATATCTGAGTTCCCTTTTTGCCTGGCCTGCAGGGGAGCTCCCGTGTATCTGAAAATGCTTTAGGCACAGCAGTGGCTTTGACCCATGTGGTTAGGTTAGTGCGTTGATCTGTCTCCTCCCTGTGGGCCTTACTTGTTTCAGTGCTGTTCACGTGGTTGGTAGTTTATTAAAGCCTTTGTGgtgggcgggcgcggtggctcacgcctgtaatcccagcactttgggaggccaaggcaggcggatcacgaggtcaggagatcgagaccatcctggctaacatggtgaaaccccgtctctactaaaaaatacaagaaattagccgagcatggtggtgggcgcctgtagtcccagctactctggaggctgaggcaggagaatggcgtgaacccaggaagtggagcttgcaatgagccgagatctcaccactgcactccagcctgggtgagagactccgtctcagagaaaaaaaaaaaagcctttgtgGTAGCTGCCTCTGGTCCTTTCTTTGAACAAGGCAGTGGAACCAAGTGAGATTACAGCAGGCAGTGGGCAGAGCAGCAAAGGCTGGTGGGACATAGGCTCATGGGAAGGTGAAGAGCCTAGGCTGCCTGGAACCCTGTGGGCTGAGGAGTGGGGGAAATTTGATTGGGAAAGGAGAGCAAGGGCAGAGGAGGAGTTTAGACTTCATTCTGGGGGTCACAAAGTTATCGTTGAGGTGACAGCTCTCCTGAGGTGGGATACTACGAAGGGCCCTTCTCCCAGTGCCCCTGACATAAGCTAAAATTTTAGATTATAGGCTAAAAAACAGAGCGGCCCTGGGACTTCACCACCTTAGCAGCCCCTCCTGCCCAAGCTGCCACCTGAGCAGCAGGGGACACCAACTAAGAAGCCTTTGGTGTGTGAGTACAGTTGAGCAAACATGCGCCCGCCTTGTGCTGGCCACCCGGAGACCCCAGTCCTCATCCTGCGTTGCTCACAGCGGAGGGGGAGGTGCCTCCGGAAACAGGAACTTAGGATGTGGTATCATCGTGGTGGAAGCCAGGAGCACCCTGTGGGGACCCAGAGGAGGAAATGACCTGAACAAGCCAGGGACCTCTTCCCCAGGAAGCAGTGGCCACACTGCGGCTGGAAACCAGAGGGCCTGGCCCCCGGGGTGGGGAGCAGACATTTGGGAGGGAGGCCAATCTCCCATGCTGAGGCTTGGAGGTGGGAACGGGTGTGCCTGTTCTGGGAACTGACTGCGTCGTGCTGAGGACTTGATGTCTACATCTCACCGTATGTGGGCGCCTTGGGGTGGGGGCCGGCAGGGGGAGGTGTTGGAGAGGTGACGGCTAGgtcaggcaggggtgggggacgTAGGCCAAGCGCGGGCGCTGCCCACCCAAAACAACATGTGCAGTGAGCAGGTGAAGCCAGTAGGCGatggtggggctgggggtgagcGGGCGGCACACGCCCGTCTTAAGGGGGCTGCGGCGAGGCCCCAGTGATGGCTGCTCCGGGCTTGCAGGTGATGTCGCCAGGGCTCTGGCACCTCAAGAGAAAAAGGGACCCTGATTTCAGTATGAAAGTTCCTGGTTTTTAAGTGGTGGCAACTAATTAACATGGTTTAAAAATATCATACCAGCAAAACAAAAGCCATCTGTGGGTCATATTTAGCCGGTGCTTGCTGTGGCTCATGGGAACCCCTGAGGGATTTTAAGCTCAGGAAAATCATGGTCTGATCCGCATTTTGGAAAGGTCCTTTCAGGGCCTATGGAGAGCAAATAAGGCAGGTAGCAGTGAGGAAGGCTGGACCATGATGCCACGGTCCAGGCAGCAACATTGGGAGCATGGTGGCCCCGGCACTGCGGTAGGAGGTCCGAGAAGTTATCTGCAAAACAAGGAGCACTTCTGGATGGCCCTAGGCACCTGCTTAGATATGGGGATGAGCAAGTGAGTGAGTGAGCCTGGTGCCCAGAGGCCTGGCAGGTCAGAGATGAGGTGGCTGAGGGCCCTGAGGGAAGAGAGGGGCTGTGTGACTCGGTTTGACGGGGCAGAGGTACCACCTCTGAAACCCTTCCTGCCAGACTGCAAAAGAAGCATGGGGTCTGTAAGAAGGCCAGAAGGCCGGGCactggtggctcatgactgtaatccatcccaacactttgggaggccaaggcaggaggatcccctcagcccagaagtttgagaccagcctgggcaacataggcagaccccatctctaccaaaaaattaaaattagccgggcatggtggtgcacacctgtagtcccagctactcgggaggctgaggtgggaggattgcttgagcccaggaggcagaggctgcagtgagccgtgattgcaccactgcttcccagcctgggtgacagggcgagaacctgtcttaaaaacaaaataaataaataaaatacagtaaaaaagaAGGCCAAAAGCCCCTGTGGGGGTAGGTGCACCAGACACTGTCCCTTTGGTTTCTAGGGTGACCATCGGGATGAGGAGGAAGAGACCCACATGAAGAAGTCAGAGTCGGAGGTGGAGGTGAGAGCTGGGGGCACCAGCCAGGTGAGGCGGACAGGGCTACCTCAGCTTGCCTGGCCCAGCCCCAACCTTTTCCTCGTGCCCTCAGGAGGCAGCGGCTATTATTGCCCAGCGGCCTGACAACCCAAGGGAGTTCTTCAAGCAGCAGGAAAGAGTCGCATCAGCCTCTGCGGGCAGCTGTGATGTGCCCTCGCCCTTCAACCATCGACCAGGTAGTCCTAGGCCTCACCCCCACGCGGCCCCACTCCTCAGGTCACGGCCCTGAGCCTCTGTGGGACTCTTCTCGGAAGGGAAGCCTTGCCCAAGGAACCCTTGGAGAAGGCGAGACCCTTCATCCAGCGTGCATCCGCCCACCACTTCCCAGGTGGCAGGACCCCAAGAAGGGCCGGGGATGGTGGTGAAGTGGCTTGTGGCTGAACAGTGGGGAGTGCTAGGGCCTGCGGGGCAGCTCTGGCATGGGCCGAGGCACAGCGCTGGCCACGGGGAGCAGCTCGGTTGGGGTGAATTAGGTCTGGCCTAGAAGGCCGGAATGCATGCAGGCTGGGCTCTTGCCCCGGGCCTGAGTGAGCCTCCTGGAGCTTGCACCCAGGTGTCCCCGTTCCGCTTCTCACTGTGCTGCTTCCGCCTCCCCTGAAGCTCTTCCCTGCCCTGTCTGCTGGTCTGAGTGTGCTTGCCCCACGCTGGGGTCCCACCACAGGCCGTCCCTGCTGTACTGCTCCCAGGCTGGCTGTGTGTCTGGGGCTGGTATGAGGCTGCGGCTGGCTTGGCTGAGTGTGCCCCTGGCTGAAGGCAGCTTGGACATCCATGGCCACCTCTGGGGGCGGGAGAGGCCtcgggcaggggtgggggagacTGACCCTCTCTtgtcctctgtctctttctctgtctgtctctctcggCAGGTCGTCCGTACTGCCCTTTCATAAAGGCATCGGACAGTgggccttcctcctcctcctcttcctcctcctcccctccacgGACTCCCTTTCCCTATATCACCTGTCACCGCACCCCaaacctctcttcctccctcccatgTAGGTAGCAGCCCCAGGCCTCGGCGGGGGTGGTAAGGAGGGCCCCGCTTCCCAGCAGCCCCCCGCCCTCACTCCCCCAGTCTGACCGCTGATCTCTGGTGTTTGTCCCCAGGGCAGGCACTGCCTGCCTCTTGCCCCTGGCCTTATGGGGCACTGGCCCCCAGGGGCCTAGCTTACAGGGTCTGGAGCCGTAGTCTGGCCCCTGGGGGGGCTGGAGAGCTCCCAGCCCCCACCAGATTCCAGAGAGGAGGTGCTGGCCAGGCCCCCAGGTAGACAATCCTGTCTCACCCCGCTCCCCCGCCCTCACTGACCCACCTGGGGTTTGTTCCACAGGCAGCCACCTGGACAGCCACCGGAGGATGGCGCCCACTCCCATCCCCACGCGGAGCCCGTCTGACTCCAGCACCGCCTCCACCCCTGTCGCTGAGCAGATAGAGCGGGCCCTGGATGAGGTCACATCCTCGCAGCCTCCACCACTGCCACCGCCACCCCCACCAGTCCAAGGTGAGAGAGGGATGCTACCTGCACCAGGCCTCCCATCATCAGTCCCTGGCTGGGAGCCCCAGGTTGCCCTGGTAACCGTTCTCCAGGGATCTGGGCCACCCATCACCAAGACTGCACTGCCCTGGAGGCGGCTGTGTGGGGAGGAGCCCTGGTGTACAGTCAGACCTGCCCTCTCTAAAGCTTAGCACCCGCCCTCTCAAGTGGGAATCGGGCCTTGGCCTTCCTCCCAGAGCTGCCAAGGGGCTTAAAGTCACTGGGGTCACTGGGGTCACTGGGTAAGGGGGCAGTGGGACACCTGCATGGAAGTCCCTGGCTCCCTCACTCCTTAGTGGATGGGCGGGGTCTCCATCCTCCCCGAGGGGAGCTGGTTACATATCTCCTCTGCCTGTTCTGTGACAGAGACCCAGGAGCCCAGCCCAATCCTAGACAGTGAGGAGACCAGAGCAGCAGCCCCTCAGGCCTGGGCCAGCCCCATGGAGGAGCCCCCTCAGGCACAGGTGCCTCCCGGGGGCCCAGGCAGCCCTGCAGAGGACTTGATGTTCatggaggctgcagagcaggcTGTCCTGGCTGCTCCCGTGGAGCCTGCCACAGCCGACGCCACAGAGGTCCACGATGCAGCTGACGCCATTGaaactgccactgccactgctgaCACCACTGTTGCCAACAACGTGCCCCCCGCCGCCACCAGCCTCATTGACCTATGGCCTGGCAACGGGGAAGGGGCCTCCACACTCCAGGGTGAGCCCAGGGCCCCCACACCACCCTCGGGTACTGAGGTCACCCTGGCAGAGGTGCCCCTGCTGGATGAGGTGGCTCCGGAGCCACTGCTGCCAGCAGGCGAAGGCTGTGCCACCCTTCTCAACTTTGATGAGCTGCCTGAGCCGCCAGCCACCTTCTGTGACCCAGAGGAAGTGGAAGGGGAGCCCCTGGCTGCCCCCCAGACCCCAACTCTGCCCTCAGCCCTTGAGGAGCTGGAGCAAGAACAGGAGCCAGAGCCCCACCTGCTAACCAATGGCGAGACCACCCAGAAGGAGGGGACCCAGGTGCGGCAGGGACTGCCTGGTAGGAGGGATGGGAGGGAGTGGGGGCTGAGCAGGGTGCTGGCCCTGCATTGCTCATGCTTGCACCAGTACCCCCTTCTCTGTGACCCACATTATTTGAGGGGAAGTCCATCCTACCGTCCCTCCCTGGGCCGGCTCTGCTTTTGTTCCCGAGGCAGGCATCCGTgtttccctggcaaccactgatggaATCATTGGTTGCTGGGGAAACGGGCTCAGGCCTGATAGGTCAGCCCCAGTCCTGCTGGGTGGGGCCAAGTGACCTGATGCTTTCCCCTGCAGGCCAGTGAGGGGTACTTCAGTCAATCACAGGAGGAGGAGTTTGCCCAATCGGAAGAGCTCTGTGCCAaggctccgcctcctgtgttctaCAACAAGCCTCCAGGTAGTACTGGGCTGGATGATGGGGAGGAATTTGGGTGCGGGGGCTGGATTTGAGTGTGGGGTAGCCACCCCACCACTACCCATCGCTCACAGAGGCTGGGGACACAGGCATGGGTCTGCTAGGTCCCTAACTCCTCTCCCTTTCTAACGCCACAGAAATCGACATCACGTGCTGGGATGCAGACCCAGTTCCAGAAGAGGAGGAGGGCTTCGAGGGTGGTGATTAGCGGTGGCGCCAGCCCTAGGCTACCCTTGCCAAGGCCGCCCACCTGCATCGGCCTCTGGCCAGACGGCCCGCCGTGCCTGCATTCGCAGCAGCTCCGCCTGGCACCCACTCCGGATTCCGGCCCTGGCTGGGGACTTGGCCGCTTCCCTACCCACAGGGCCTGACTTTtacagcttttctctttttttaaaaagttgataggAGACATGTACAGTTGACTGGTTTTCCTCCCGTTGGTAGTTGAGACGCTGTTGCAAATTCCACCCCTCCTTGCCTGGTCCAGATTGTAGCTCTTAGTCCTCCCTGCTCAGCTGGCCGGGTTGGAGGCCTCACCCTGCTTGGGGCCTGGCGTGGGGGGAGCGCTGGTGGGAAAATGTCCCCCACCTCTTTTCCTAGTTTTATGTTTCTTGGAAAAATATCACTTTGTATTCTCTGTCCAGGGCTTCAGATATTTTGCACGAATTTTAAAACATGGCAATAAATGGCTCGTGGGCTCTGGCTCCCTGGGACCCCCCTCCCCGCCCTTCTTTTGACCCCTTCCTGTCTGGCCCAAAGGAAGTAGCAGGCCCAGCTGGGGCCCCTCggctcccccccccccccaactcCTGCCGGGCAGGTCCCAGGCTGGAGGCCCTAGGCGCGGTTCAGGTCAGGGCTATGGATGGGGCCCAGGGGCTTTGGTGGCCCCTCCCCAACTCCTTCCTCTTTGCTTGGGTTCCTTTTTCACgttcagtaactttttttttttttttttttttttttttttggaaagcacAAACTTCTGTAACGGGTCGTGCTCATGTCTGTTAATAAAGAAATCCAGATCCCTTCGGGCTGCCGCCTGCCCTGACCCAGGTTCCCAACTCCTCCCACCTCCGAGGCCGCAGCACCTCCTTGCCACCAGGGGGCGTCCTCACCCTAATTCCAAGGCCCGCCAgacgggggcggggtgggggagcGGTGCTAGTGGCTAAGGCTCCCAGGGGAAGCCGCCTGGAACCTACAACCACGGGAGGAGGGTTGATCTTAGACTTAGTGCTGTACCCTTAGGCTCTGTTGTGGCGGAAACGCACGTTGAGGGTCCTTCCCGCCAAGGCCCCGGCTTGTCTGGTCACACAGAACCCTGGGCGAAAGCAGCGGGTGCACCCTCCGCTTGTACCAAACCAGATCACACACCTTTATTATCCTCAAAATGTAACAAACGGGATAAGAAAtccctccctccccccgcccctccCTGCAGTCCAGGGAAGCATTTAAAAAGCCCCGCAGTCAGGCCAGGAGTCCGCCGGTGGGGCCCGGGGCGCCGGGCGCCCCTCTATACGGCTGTAGTCCTCCCGAACAAGGGGATGGAGACCGGCAGACGCCAAGCTCCGTGCTCCAGGGGCTCGCGGCTGCTGAGCTCTGAGTCGGTCCAGCTGGGGAAGACCCGGCGGCCACGGTCGGCCTGCAGGCAGAGGGCTGGGCAGGGCGGCGCGGGCCGAGGGGCGCTGGGCAGGTGCAGCGCCGAGGTGTAGCCCCGGTCCAGGAAGAGCGGCTTGTAGCTGGGAGGCGGCTGCTCCTGCTTCTCCGCGCTGTCGCGGCGGCTCAGGAAGGGCGTGACGATCTTGCGGTAGAGGCCGCGCGTGTCCGTGAGCACCTCGCTGTAGGGCGGCGGCGGCTCTGCCATCAGCACCGCCTCTTCGTAACACGGTGGTTTGGACATGTCCGATTCCGCTGCGGAGTGGGAGGCGGTCAGAGGGAGTGAGGCCGCCGGTTCCCAGCCTCTCGCAGAGGCCCGGCCAGGGGCCGCCCGCGCCCCAGCCCTAGCCCGAACCCGAGCCCGCCGCCGCCCGTGTTCTCCCGGAGGCTGCGGGTGGAAGCCCTGAGGGTAAGCTGCGAGCCCTCCAACGCCCGCCCACTCCCGGCGGCCCGGATCGCCCCCTGGCGGAGGTCGATACTCACCTTGGCGCGGGTAGCTCCAGGGCCGTGGCGGCACCGACAGGTGCGGAGGCGGCGGGTGCGGGAGCGCGTGGTGGTGCGGGTGTGGGTGCGCGTGCGCGTGCGGCTGCGCGGGCCCGTGGTGCAGCAGCGGGTGCACGTGCACGTGCGGATGCGAGTGCGCGTGAGCCGGCGCCTCCAGGCGGCTACGGTGTGGTGGTGGCTGCGGCGGCGCCAGGCCCGGGGGGCTCCCGGCCAGACTGCCCTCGAGTTCGAGGGGCTCCAGCTCTAGGGCGCGCAGGTTCTGCTCGCGCAGTCGCTCCTCCTGGCGCCGTTTGAGGCGGCGGCGCAGGAAGCTGCAGAAGCAGCAGAGCAGGACGATGAGACCCCAGATGAGCCAGAAGCCGGCGAAGCACGTGAGGAACGTGTAGGTGCCCTGGGACATCACCATGGCGGCGGCACGGGCGGCGGGTCCTCAGCCGCTTCACTGGACACTGGGCTCCGCTGCGTGGCCCCGGGCCCGCGCCACACTCTCAGGTGCCGCCAGCGTCACTGGGGGACCCGCGGCCGGGGGCTGCCCGTGGCAGGTCTCAAGTCGTGCGCGCGCCGGCGGGGGACAGCAGCGGCGCCCGCTCCTTCCCATGGCGCCGGCGGGCGCGCGGGCGTGCCTCACCCGGGGCCGCGTGGGACCTGTGGGGCAGACACGGGGCGCAGTGAAGGCGCGCCGCGGCCCCCAACGACTTCCCGGCCCCCGCCCGCGCCCTGCGCGGTCCGGGGGAAGCCTCCTCCGTGGGAACCCCGCGCTCCCCGGGGGCCCGGTGACGTCACCGAGGAGGGTGACGTCACGCCTCGAGGTTTCCCCGGTAGGGTTTCCCCGATCTGAGCCCCGGCCGCCGCCGCGGAGCCCGGGCGCCGAGGGGCGCCGAGGCGGGCCAGCAGGGGGCGCGCGAAGGCCGGACTCCAGCTCTGAGTCCGTACGAGAGATTCGCCATCCGCAGTCCCGGGGCCAAAGGGTTTCAGGAGCCTGTGCGCACCAGGTCCCTGAAGAGGCGTGTCGGCGCGGTTGCCTGTGCGGCGGGGAAAGAGTGGTACATCTCCTAGAGCCCCACAGACAGCCACCCGACGCCCTGTACAGACGCCTGGCAGCCCCTGGCTGCCCAAAGCCCGGAACATCTGGCCCCGCACCGCGCCCTCCGGGTCTCCGCCGCTCCCGTAGGAGGGCTCAGGCGTGGCTCCGACTGGTAATGCGTGCCACCGGCCCTGCGTTTGTCTGAGCCTAGCGCGCTGCGCCGGGCGTGGGccactctctcttcctttcctccaggCGCCCTGCCTGCTCCAACTCCGCTTCCCCGCCTCCTGCCCTTGCACAGCCCCACTTGGCTCTGCCTCTATCTTCAGGCCGCCGTCTCCCTTTCACTCTCGCGGAGGGGAGGAAAACTAGATGAGGGTTGGAAGCTAGTCTTTCATACCCACCTGGTCCTGCACTCACTCCAGATGGGCATCTCTAGTTCCGCTTCCTCCTCTCCACAGCTGCGGGTGAGAGGGGGAACCTTGCACCCTAAGAGGGAGGTAGGAGGGAGCCCTGACTCTGAGAGTGAAGGGTGGCAGGTGACTGCTCACCGCCCCCACAGAACAGAACTGAGCCTTTCCTGAATGCCTTATACACACGGGTTTGAACGAAAGCCTTTGGGGTAACTGGAATGattcctattttacagacgaggagtTAGGGGAACAACTGGCTGTGTAGATGGCAGGTGATGGAACCATAATTTGAATCCAGGCCTGGCCACAAAACCCTAGCCTGAGTGGGTGGGGGGCAGTGCTGCCTGGGCTACTTTGTGGGCCTCTTCCAGGAGCCCCACGGACCCCACCCTCAGCATGCCcaag
Coding sequences:
- the DBN1 gene encoding drebrin isoform X4, which gives rise to MWGPGPRGPAGSHPPPYSPGPGDRALYTYEDGSDDLKLAASGEGGLQELSGHFENQKVMYGFCSVKDSQAALPKYVLINWVGEDVPDARKCACASHVAKVAEFFQGTTYQKTDAAVEMKRINREQFWEQAKKEEELRKEEERKKALDERLRFEQERMEQERQEQEERERRYREREQQIEEHRRKQQTLEAEEAKRRLKEQSIFGDHRDEEEETHMKKSESEVEEAAAIIAQRPDNPREFFKQQERVASASAGSCDVPSPFNHRPGSHLDSHRRMAPTPIPTRSPSDSSTASTPVAEQIERALDEVTSSQPPPLPPPPPPVQETQEPSPILDSEETRAAAPQAWASPMEEPPQAQVPPGGPGSPAEDLMFMEAAEQAVLAAPVEPATADATEVHDAADAIETATATADTTVANNVPPAATSLIDLWPGNGEGASTLQGEPRAPTPPSGTEVTLAEVPLLDEVAPEPLLPAGEGCATLLNFDELPEPPATFCDPEEVEGEPLAAPQTPTLPSALEELEQEQEPEPHLLTNGETTQKEGTQASEGYFSQSQEEEFAQSEELCAKAPPPVFYNKPPEIDITCWDADPVPEEEEGFEGGD
- the DBN1 gene encoding drebrin isoform X6 is translated as MAGVSFSGHRLELLAAYEEVIREESAADWALYTYEDGSDDLKLAASGEGGLQELSGHFENQKVMYGFCSVKDSQAALPKYVLINWVGEDVPDARKCACASHVAKVAEFFQGVDVIVNASSVEDIDAGAIGQRLSNGLARLSSPVLHRLRLREDENAEPVGTTYQKTDAAVEMKRINREQFWEQAKKEEELRKEEERKKALDERLRFEQERMEQERQEQEERERRYREREQQIEEHRRKQQTLEAEEAKRRLKEQSIFGDHRDEEEETHMKKSESEVEEAAAIIAQRPDNPREFFKQQERVASASAGSCDVPSPFNHRPGRPYCPFIKASDSGPSSSSSSSSSPPRTPFPYITCHRTPNLSSSLPCSHLDSHRRMAPTPIPTRSPSDSSTASTPVAEQIERALDEVTSSQPPPLPPPPPPVQETQEPSPILDSEETRAAAPQAWASPMEEPPQAQVPPGGPGSPAEDLMFMEAAEQAVLAAPVEPATADATEVHDAADAIETATATADTTVANNVPPAATSLIDLWPGNGEGASTLQGEPRAPTPPSGTEVTLAEVPLLDEVAPEPLLPAGEGCATLLNFDELPEPPATFCDPEEVEGEPLAAPQTPTLPSALEELEQEQEPEPHLLTNGETTQKEGTQASEGYFSQSQEEEFAQSEELCAKAPPPVFYNKPPEIDITCWDADPVPEEEEGFEGGD
- the DBN1 gene encoding drebrin isoform X5; its protein translation is MYGFCSVKDSQAALPKYVLINWVGEDVPDARKCACASHVAKVAEFFQGVDVIVNASSVEDIDAGAIGQRLSNGLARLSSPVLHRLRLREDENAEPVGTTYQKTDAAVEMKRINREQFWEQAKKEEELRKEEERKKALDERLRFEQERMEQERQEQEERERRYREREQQIEEHRRKQQTLEAEEAKRRLKEQSIFGDHRDEEEETHMKKSESEVEEAAAIIAQRPDNPREFFKQQERVASASAGSCDVPSPFNHRPGSHLDSHRRMAPTPIPTRSPSDSSTASTPVAEQIERALDEVTSSQPPPLPPPPPPVQETQEPSPILDSEETRAAAPQAWASPMEEPPQAQVPPGGPGSPAEDLMFMEAAEQAVLAAPVEPATADATEVHDAADAIETATATADTTVANNVPPAATSLIDLWPGNGEGASTLQGEPRAPTPPSGTEVTLAEVPLLDEVAPEPLLPAGEGCATLLNFDELPEPPATFCDPEEVEGEPLAAPQTPTLPSALEELEQEQEPEPHLLTNGETTQKEGTQASEGYFSQSQEEEFAQSEELCAKAPPPVFYNKPPEIDITCWDADPVPEEEEGFEGGD
- the DBN1 gene encoding drebrin isoform X3, with protein sequence MAGVSFSGHRLELLAAYEEVIREESAADWALYTYEDGSDDLKLAASGEGGLQELSGHFENQKVMYGFCSVKDSQAALPKYVLINWVGEDVPDARKCACASHVAKVAEFFQGTTYQKTDAAVEMKRINREQFWEQAKKEEELRKEEERKKALDERLRFEQERMEQERQEQEERERRYREREQQIEEHRRKQQTLEAEEAKRRLKEQSIFGDHRDEEEETHMKKSESEVEEAAAIIAQRPDNPREFFKQQERVASASAGSCDVPSPFNHRPGSHLDSHRRMAPTPIPTRSPSDSSTASTPVAEQIERALDEVTSSQPPPLPPPPPPVQETQEPSPILDSEETRAAAPQAWASPMEEPPQAQVPPGGPGSPAEDLMFMEAAEQAVLAAPVEPATADATEVHDAADAIETATATADTTVANNVPPAATSLIDLWPGNGEGASTLQGEPRAPTPPSGTEVTLAEVPLLDEVAPEPLLPAGEGCATLLNFDELPEPPATFCDPEEVEGEPLAAPQTPTLPSALEELEQEQEPEPHLLTNGETTQKEGTQASEGYFSQSQEEEFAQSEELCAKAPPPVFYNKPPEIDITCWDADPVPEEEEGFEGGD
- the PRR7 gene encoding proline-rich protein 7; the encoded protein is MVMSQGTYTFLTCFAGFWLIWGLIVLLCCFCSFLRRRLKRRQEERLREQNLRALELEPLELEGSLAGSPPGLAPPQPPPHRSRLEAPAHAHSHPHVHVHPLLHHGPAQPHAHAHPHPHHHALPHPPPPHLSVPPRPWSYPRQAESDMSKPPCYEEAVLMAEPPPPYSEVLTDTRGLYRKIVTPFLSRRDSAEKQEQPPPSYKPLFLDRGYTSALHLPSAPRPAPPCPALCLQADRGRRVFPSWTDSELSSREPLEHGAWRLPVSIPLFGRTTAV
- the DBN1 gene encoding drebrin isoform X1; the encoded protein is MAGVSFSGHRLELLAAYEEVIREESAADWALYTYEDGSDDLKLAASGEGGLQELSGHFENQKVMYGFCSVKDSQAALPKYVLINWVGEDVPDARKCACASHVAKVAEFFQGVDVIVNASSVEDIDAGAIGQRLSNGLARLSSPVLHRLRLREDENAEPVGTTYQKTDAAVEMKRINREQFWEQAKKEEELRKEEERKKALDERLRFEQERMEQERQEQEERERRYREREQQIEEHRRKQQTLEAEEAKRRLKEQSIFGDHRDEEEETHMKKSESEVEEAAAIIAQRPDNPREFFKQQERVASASAGSCDVPSPFNHRPGSHLDSHRRMAPTPIPTRSPSDSSTASTPVAEQIERALDEVTSSQPPPLPPPPPPVQETQEPSPILDSEETRAAAPQAWASPMEEPPQAQVPPGGPGSPAEDLMFMEAAEQAVLAAPVEPATADATEVHDAADAIETATATADTTVANNVPPAATSLIDLWPGNGEGASTLQGEPRAPTPPSGTEVTLAEVPLLDEVAPEPLLPAGEGCATLLNFDELPEPPATFCDPEEVEGEPLAAPQTPTLPSALEELEQEQEPEPHLLTNGETTQKEGTQASEGYFSQSQEEEFAQSEELCAKAPPPVFYNKPPEIDITCWDADPVPEEEEGFEGGD
- the DBN1 gene encoding drebrin isoform X2 yields the protein MWGPGPRGPAGSHPPPYSPGPGDRALYTYEDGSDDLKLAASGEGGLQELSGHFENQKVMYGFCSVKDSQAALPKYVLINWVGEDVPDARKCACASHVAKVAEFFQGVDVIVNASSVEDIDAGAIGQRLSNGLARLSSPVLHRLRLREDENAEPVGTTYQKTDAAVEMKRINREQFWEQAKKEEELRKEEERKKALDERLRFEQERMEQERQEQEERERRYREREQQIEEHRRKQQTLEAEEAKRRLKEQSIFGDHRDEEEETHMKKSESEVEEAAAIIAQRPDNPREFFKQQERVASASAGSCDVPSPFNHRPGSHLDSHRRMAPTPIPTRSPSDSSTASTPVAEQIERALDEVTSSQPPPLPPPPPPVQETQEPSPILDSEETRAAAPQAWASPMEEPPQAQVPPGGPGSPAEDLMFMEAAEQAVLAAPVEPATADATEVHDAADAIETATATADTTVANNVPPAATSLIDLWPGNGEGASTLQGEPRAPTPPSGTEVTLAEVPLLDEVAPEPLLPAGEGCATLLNFDELPEPPATFCDPEEVEGEPLAAPQTPTLPSALEELEQEQEPEPHLLTNGETTQKEGTQASEGYFSQSQEEEFAQSEELCAKAPPPVFYNKPPEIDITCWDADPVPEEEEGFEGGD